From Ascaphus truei isolate aAscTru1 chromosome 20, aAscTru1.hap1, whole genome shotgun sequence, one genomic window encodes:
- the LOC142470975 gene encoding olfactory receptor 6B1-like, with protein sequence MVGTNQTIVTEFLLLGFQNLYSFKILLFTVFLMIYIMTLSSNLLIIILVSVSHKLHSPMYFFLSHLSLSDILLTTVIVPKMLHLIWEEGGTMSVAGCISQLDFFFSIVATECLLLTMMSYDRYLAICHPLHYTTIMHFKLCLQLAIWSWFLGFVLTLIVIIPISQLQFCCPNVIDHFFCDFAALLKDSCSDTYFIEIEDFVLAVPVAFLPFTFIIVTYVCISLSILRIPSTTGRQKAFSTCSSHITVVCTYYGILIIIYCVPSIGHSFNINKVLSLLYTVVTPFFNPIIYSLRNQEIGAALRRRIHN encoded by the coding sequence ATGGTTGGGACTAATCAAACCATAGTCACAGAATTCCTGCTTCTTGGATTCCAGAACCTTTACAGCTTCAAGATTTTACTCTTCACTGTGTTTCTCATGATTTACATTATGACCTTAAGTAGTAATCTATTGATCATTATAttggtgtcagtcagtcacaaacTCCACTCTCCCATGTACTTCTTCCTGTCCCACTTGTCCTTATCTGACATCCTGCTCACCACGGTTATTGTCCCGAAAATGCTACACCTCATATGGGAAGAAGGTGGCACCATGTCTGTTGCTGGCTGCATCAGTCAACTTGACTTCTTTTTTTCAATCGTGGCTACAGAGTGTTTACTTCTCACAATGATGTCCTACGACCGATACCTTGCCATCTGCCACCCATTACATTACACCACCATTATGCATTTCAAGCTTTGCCTCCAGCTGGCGATCTGGTCTTGGTTCCTAGGATTTGTGTTGACTTTAATCGTAATTATTCCGATCAGTCAGTTGCAGTTCTGTTGCCCTAATGTCATTGACCATTTCTTCTGTGATTTTGCTGCTCTCCTAAAAGACTCTTGCTCAGACACCTACTTTATTGAAATTGAAGACTTTGTGCTAGCTGTCCCTGTAGCTTTTTTACCATTTACTTTCATCATTGTGACCTACGtatgtatctccctctccatcctcaggatcccctccaccactgggagacagaaagccttctccacctgcagCTCTCACATCACGGTGGTTTGCACATATTATGGGATACTGATTATTATTTACTGTGTTCCATCCATAGGCCACTCATTTAACATAAACAAGGTTCTATCTCTGCTGTACACGGTGGTGACTCCATTCTTCAACCCAATCATATACAGCCTGAGGAACCAGGAGATCGGAGCAGCTCTGAGGAGAAGGATTCACAATTAA